The proteins below are encoded in one region of Dehalococcoidia bacterium:
- a CDS encoding GYD domain-containing protein produces MGTFVMLTWLSPEALSNPASFTELNAKVEEHVRQNLPEVKWVANYAIMGACDYLDIFEAPDVETAQKLSVLIRSFGHATTQTWVANPWDRFVQMTQELR; encoded by the coding sequence ATGGGTACTTTCGTGATGCTTACTTGGCTTTCACCAGAGGCTCTTTCCAACCCTGCGAGCTTCACGGAGCTCAACGCGAAGGTGGAAGAGCACGTCCGTCAGAATCTTCCGGAAGTGAAGTGGGTGGCGAACTACGCGATAATGGGCGCCTGCGACTACCTGGATATCTTCGAAGCGCCGGACGTCGAGACCGCCCAGAAGCTATCAGTGCTGATCCGTTCCTTCGGGCACGCCACAACGCAAACCTGGGTGGCCAACCCCTGGGACCGCTTTGTGCAGATGACGCAGGAGCTGCGCTAG
- a CDS encoding VOC family protein, whose amino-acid sequence MMAHTLVHFEIPANNPEKLVDFHGALLGWKFEKMAGMDYWSVMTVEEGEQGVNGGMMRRTNPQQTPMNYYEVESIDDFSSKVASMGGAVVMPKQAVPQMGWFGVYLDPDGNSFGLWQTDPSAA is encoded by the coding sequence ATGATGGCTCACACACTCGTCCATTTCGAGATTCCGGCCAATAACCCCGAGAAACTGGTCGATTTCCACGGCGCCCTGCTTGGGTGGAAGTTCGAAAAGATGGCCGGTATGGACTACTGGTCGGTCATGACAGTGGAAGAAGGGGAGCAGGGCGTAAATGGCGGCATGATGCGACGGACGAACCCGCAACAAACGCCGATGAACTACTACGAGGTGGAGTCCATTGATGACTTCTCGTCGAAGGTGGCGTCGATGGGGGGCGCCGTCGTCATGCCCAAGCAGGCTGTTCCCCAGATGGGCTGGTTCGGCGTCTACCTCGACCCCGACGGCAATTCGTTCGGACTCTGGCAGACAGACCCCAGCGCTGCTTAA
- a CDS encoding DUF1059 domain-containing protein: MKEFHCSDMGLQCEWTAQGETESEIVEKALQHGKEAHDIEPTPDIAEAVRQKIRSEGQEP, encoded by the coding sequence ATGAAGGAGTTCCATTGCAGCGACATGGGGCTACAGTGCGAGTGGACCGCGCAGGGGGAGACGGAGTCGGAGATCGTCGAGAAGGCGTTGCAGCACGGCAAAGAGGCCCATGACATCGAGCCGACTCCCGATATCGCCGAAGCGGTCCGTCAGAAGATCCGCAGCGAGGGCCAGGAACCGTAA
- a CDS encoding Fe-Mn family superoxide dismutase — MAYEAKNYEHLIGMQGFSETLLRNHFSLYQAYVTNTNKLLDLTRQMLDEGKAGTPEYSELKRRMGFEWNGMRLHEYYFENLGGKGDLSQRPKFRDKVAAEFGSYEAWEKDFKGVGAMRGIGWALLCLDPQSGRLINEWINEHQNNHLAGCNVVLIMDVFEHAYMIDYGLKRPDYIEAFFANINGDVVEKRLG, encoded by the coding sequence TTGGCGTACGAGGCGAAGAACTACGAACACCTCATAGGGATGCAGGGGTTCAGCGAAACACTTCTGCGAAACCACTTCTCGCTCTACCAGGCATACGTCACCAACACGAACAAACTGCTCGACCTGACCCGCCAGATGCTGGACGAAGGGAAGGCGGGGACGCCTGAATACTCGGAGCTGAAGCGCCGCATGGGCTTCGAGTGGAACGGCATGCGCCTCCACGAGTACTACTTCGAGAACCTCGGCGGCAAAGGCGACCTGTCGCAGAGGCCGAAGTTCCGCGACAAAGTGGCCGCCGAGTTCGGCAGCTACGAGGCGTGGGAAAAGGACTTCAAAGGCGTGGGAGCCATGCGCGGTATCGGCTGGGCCCTCCTCTGCCTCGACCCACAATCCGGCCGTCTCATCAACGAGTGGATCAATGAGCACCAGAATAATCACCTCGCCGGCTGCAACGTCGTCCTGATTATGGACGTCTTCGAGCACGCCTACATGATTGACTACGGTCTCAAGCGGCCCGACTACATCGAGGCCTTCTTTGCCAACATCAACGGCGACGTCGTGGAAAAACGGCTGGGATAA
- a CDS encoding trehalose-6-phosphate synthase yields METRRPELIKGNGYESRDGPMIVVSNRAPIEYYLDGEGSLRRRLTAGGVSAALTSISNYMPVTWVASASSAADRLVAADNRPLALGENGSLRLVAAPADAYDLFYNSFCNPLLWFVQHSLYHSLPGREAVQETLRAWEHGYLPVNQAIAEAVATELQAYGGRGWVMLHDYHLYAAPLFIRNLCPEAVLQHFVHVPWPCLDAWQHVPRPIVDSIVEGLLANDSVVFQTEGSAQEFLLTCWALFPRAKVDFNNGSVVYRGHHTRVWANPMSVDVFELRSRLSSPEARPYFERLEREAAERTIVRVDRLDPSKNILAGLQAFDLLLRNHPEWSGRVTFLSFLIPSRTKIAEYKKYAERVFSTVRDINARHGRADWTPIKVFYEHNRLQSLVALTLYDVLIVNSVADGMNLVSKEGPVLNRRDGSMLLSVTAGSYQELRDGALAVSPDNVAGTADALHRALTMSPEERHERATLLRRAVLRHDFSRWLQLQMEDLTAIESTKPAPAAA; encoded by the coding sequence GTGGAGACACGTAGACCAGAGTTGATTAAGGGGAACGGCTACGAGAGCCGCGACGGCCCGATGATAGTTGTGAGCAACAGGGCCCCCATCGAATACTACCTTGACGGCGAGGGAAGCCTCCGGCGGCGCCTCACTGCCGGCGGGGTCAGCGCTGCCTTGACCTCAATTTCCAATTACATGCCTGTCACCTGGGTGGCCAGCGCCTCGAGTGCCGCCGACCGACTGGTCGCTGCCGACAACCGGCCCCTCGCGCTGGGCGAGAACGGCTCCCTGCGTCTCGTCGCGGCGCCCGCCGACGCATACGATCTCTTCTACAACAGCTTCTGTAACCCCCTTCTCTGGTTCGTCCAGCACTCTTTGTATCATTCTTTGCCGGGGCGAGAAGCGGTGCAGGAGACCCTGCGCGCGTGGGAACACGGTTACCTGCCGGTGAACCAGGCTATTGCCGAAGCCGTGGCGACGGAGTTGCAGGCATACGGCGGGCGCGGCTGGGTAATGCTGCACGACTACCATCTGTATGCGGCGCCGCTATTCATCCGCAATCTCTGCCCGGAAGCCGTGCTGCAGCATTTCGTGCACGTTCCCTGGCCCTGCCTCGACGCCTGGCAGCACGTTCCGCGCCCGATAGTCGATTCCATTGTCGAGGGCCTGCTGGCGAACGACAGCGTCGTCTTCCAGACCGAAGGCTCGGCGCAGGAGTTCCTGCTGACGTGCTGGGCGCTCTTCCCGCGGGCAAAGGTAGACTTCAACAACGGCTCCGTGGTCTATCGCGGCCACCACACCCGCGTCTGGGCCAACCCCATGTCGGTGGACGTGTTCGAGCTGCGAAGCCGCCTGTCGTCGCCGGAAGCGCGCCCCTACTTCGAACGTCTGGAGCGGGAGGCAGCGGAGCGCACCATCGTCAGGGTCGACCGGCTGGACCCGAGCAAGAACATCCTTGCCGGGCTGCAAGCGTTTGATCTGCTGCTCCGCAATCACCCCGAGTGGTCGGGACGGGTCACTTTCCTGTCGTTTCTCATTCCTTCCCGCACGAAGATCGCCGAATACAAGAAGTACGCCGAAAGGGTGTTCTCGACCGTGCGCGACATCAACGCTCGACACGGACGCGCGGATTGGACGCCGATCAAGGTGTTCTACGAGCATAACCGTTTGCAGTCACTGGTCGCGCTCACGCTCTACGACGTTTTGATAGTGAACTCTGTCGCCGACGGCATGAACCTCGTCTCGAAGGAGGGGCCCGTCCTCAACCGTCGCGATGGGTCCATGCTCCTTTCCGTGACCGCCGGTTCCTACCAGGAGCTGCGGGACGGCGCCCTGGCCGTCTCGCCGGATAACGTCGCCGGGACGGCCGATGCCCTGCACCGGGCGCTGACCATGTCGCCGGAAGAGCGGCACGAGCGTGCCACCCTTCTCCGGCGCGCCGTTCTCCGTCACGACTTCAGCCGGTGGTTGCAGTTACAGATGGAAGACCTGACGGCCATAGAGAGCACAAAGCCCGCCCCAGCAGCCGCTTAG
- a CDS encoding ATP-binding protein gives MKEPSVNVKRRKPQVGRSAAKARPAVHRDERVDPLIAQYAAAFESLRIGVAIYQLEDFDDPESLTLVALNGAGAETLKVEPREALGKRISETPLGIIGSERLDIYANVVREQKAAEIGDVYYFDEKVAQGVFNLNALPLPDNCVGILFTDVTEQWSAEAKRDEVLEQLEKERAYVGQLAAALKSERDILNVIMENTAAHLAYLDADFNFVRVNSTYASGSRYSVEELIGKNHFDLFPNAENEEIFRRVRDTGEPVQFIAKPFVFEDQPERGVTYWDWTLAPVKDSSGKVVGLVLSLVDVTERIRREQEMDRAFVELQRRQAEVAALLEASRAVLRYSTFEEAAGAIFEQCRQLIGATAGYIALVTPDGKENEISYLEPGGLACTVDPDAPMPIRGMREEALKRAEAYYENDFSATPFAPLLPEGHASLENVLFAPLVIEGKPVGLLGLANKEGGFTDDDARMASAFGELAAIALQNSRSLHALALSEERHRLLTEHARDAIYRLRLGDTPAYEYMSPGITGITGYTPDEYYTNPNLDFEIVYPEDRAVLEALRSSPGSFGGPTILRFNRKDGVLVWTEHHNTGVFDETGQLIALEGIARDITERIRSMEDLERMRNEFLAMVTHELKTPLAAIKGSAATALSSRISLDPSEVQDLFQIINEQADRLRDLADNLLDMTRIEAGSLSINPEPTDLRTVLNEARTIFVRSGRSQDISIDVPPALPLVRADRRRIVQVLTNILNNAAKFSPLTSTITMRVERDSDHVTIHITDQGRGIPEEKLSQLFKKFSQLHETSATHSGTGLGLAICKGIVEAHGGRIWADSPGEGKGATFSFTLPITIEAEAAPAAARGTAVRRGDRTRILAVDDELQVLRYLQHALEGAGYQPLVTGDSSQVVKLVEMEEPDLVLLDLRLPGLSGFDLLQRIREFSAVPVIFLTASDSDEDTVAALKMGADDYVTKPFSPSELLARIEAALRRRAISEAVETRGPFVLNDLEVNFAERRVRLKGKDISLSATEYKLLYELATHAGQILTYDQILQRVWGAEYSGETELVRSFVRNLRHKLGDDAKNPRYILTERQIGYRMAKN, from the coding sequence ATGAAAGAACCCTCTGTGAATGTGAAGCGCAGGAAACCGCAAGTTGGCCGGAGCGCGGCAAAGGCCCGGCCCGCCGTCCATCGTGATGAACGCGTCGACCCGCTGATCGCGCAATACGCCGCCGCCTTCGAGAGCTTGAGGATCGGCGTGGCCATCTACCAGCTCGAGGACTTCGACGATCCCGAAAGCCTCACGCTCGTCGCCCTGAACGGCGCGGGAGCGGAGACGCTGAAGGTGGAACCGAGGGAGGCGCTCGGCAAGCGGATCAGCGAAACGCCGCTGGGCATCATCGGCAGCGAACGCCTCGATATCTATGCGAACGTGGTGCGGGAACAGAAGGCGGCTGAGATCGGCGACGTCTACTACTTCGATGAGAAGGTGGCCCAGGGCGTCTTCAACCTGAACGCCCTCCCCTTGCCGGACAACTGCGTCGGCATCCTCTTCACCGATGTCACGGAGCAGTGGTCGGCTGAGGCAAAGCGCGACGAAGTGCTGGAGCAGCTCGAAAAAGAACGCGCTTACGTAGGGCAGCTTGCCGCTGCCCTGAAGAGCGAGCGGGACATTCTCAATGTCATCATGGAGAACACGGCCGCCCACCTCGCCTACCTCGACGCGGATTTCAATTTCGTCAGGGTAAACTCGACCTACGCCAGCGGCTCACGCTACTCGGTGGAGGAGCTTATAGGCAAGAACCACTTCGACCTCTTCCCGAACGCCGAGAATGAGGAGATATTCAGGCGCGTCCGTGACACCGGCGAACCCGTCCAGTTCATCGCCAAGCCGTTTGTCTTCGAGGACCAGCCCGAGCGCGGCGTCACCTACTGGGACTGGACGCTGGCGCCGGTAAAGGACTCTTCGGGGAAGGTCGTGGGGCTCGTCCTGTCGCTTGTCGACGTGACGGAGCGAATACGGCGCGAGCAGGAAATGGACAGAGCTTTCGTGGAGCTGCAGCGGCGGCAGGCTGAGGTCGCCGCGCTGCTGGAGGCGTCTCGCGCCGTCCTGCGGTACAGCACCTTCGAGGAAGCCGCCGGCGCTATCTTCGAGCAGTGCAGGCAATTGATCGGCGCCACCGCCGGCTACATTGCCCTGGTAACGCCTGACGGCAAAGAAAACGAGATCTCTTACCTCGAGCCCGGCGGCCTTGCCTGCACCGTCGACCCCGACGCCCCAATGCCCATTCGCGGCATGCGCGAAGAAGCCCTGAAGCGAGCCGAAGCCTACTACGAGAACGACTTTTCCGCAACTCCCTTCGCTCCCTTGCTCCCCGAAGGGCACGCCTCGCTCGAGAACGTGCTCTTCGCGCCTCTTGTCATCGAAGGAAAGCCGGTAGGCCTTCTGGGCCTCGCCAACAAGGAAGGCGGCTTCACGGACGACGACGCGCGGATGGCAAGCGCGTTCGGTGAACTCGCGGCCATCGCCCTTCAGAACAGCCGCTCGCTCCATGCACTTGCCCTCAGCGAAGAGCGTCACCGCCTCCTGACAGAGCACGCCCGCGACGCCATCTACCGCCTTCGCCTCGGGGACACACCCGCCTACGAATACATGAGCCCGGGCATTACGGGGATAACGGGCTACACTCCCGACGAGTACTACACGAACCCCAACCTGGATTTCGAGATAGTCTACCCGGAGGACAGGGCTGTCCTGGAAGCGCTGCGCAGCTCGCCCGGCTCCTTCGGAGGCCCGACCATCCTCCGCTTCAATCGCAAGGACGGGGTCCTGGTGTGGACGGAGCACCACAACACGGGCGTCTTCGACGAGACCGGGCAACTGATCGCGTTGGAGGGGATAGCCCGCGACATAACGGAGCGTATCCGCTCGATGGAAGACCTGGAGCGGATGCGCAACGAGTTCCTGGCGATGGTCACCCACGAGCTAAAGACACCGCTCGCCGCCATCAAGGGCTCGGCCGCGACGGCGCTGAGCAGCCGCATCAGCCTTGACCCCAGTGAAGTGCAGGACCTCTTCCAGATCATCAATGAGCAGGCCGATCGGCTGCGCGACCTCGCCGATAACTTGCTCGACATGACGCGGATCGAGGCGGGCTCGCTGAGCATAAACCCCGAACCCACCGATCTGCGCACGGTTCTGAATGAGGCGAGGACGATCTTCGTCCGCAGCGGCAGGTCGCAGGACATCAGCATCGACGTGCCTCCTGCGCTGCCGCTGGTGCGCGCCGATAGGCGGCGCATCGTCCAGGTGCTCACGAACATCCTGAATAACGCCGCCAAGTTCTCGCCCCTCACGTCGACGATAACGATGCGCGTCGAGCGCGACAGCGATCATGTCACGATCCACATTACCGATCAGGGACGCGGCATTCCCGAAGAGAAGCTTTCGCAACTCTTCAAGAAGTTCTCTCAACTGCACGAGACTTCGGCGACCCACTCGGGGACGGGGTTAGGCCTGGCAATCTGCAAGGGCATCGTCGAAGCGCACGGCGGCCGCATATGGGCGGATAGCCCTGGCGAGGGAAAGGGGGCCACCTTCAGCTTCACCCTGCCCATAACAATCGAGGCGGAGGCCGCTCCCGCCGCCGCCCGCGGCACTGCCGTCCGCCGCGGCGACCGCACGCGCATACTCGCCGTCGACGACGAGCTCCAGGTGCTGCGCTATCTCCAGCACGCCCTCGAGGGGGCAGGCTATCAGCCGCTGGTGACCGGCGACTCCTCGCAGGTGGTCAAACTCGTGGAAATGGAAGAGCCCGACCTCGTCCTGCTGGACCTTAGGCTCCCCGGGTTGAGCGGGTTTGACCTGCTGCAACGCATCCGCGAGTTCTCCGCCGTGCCCGTAATTTTCCTTACGGCAAGCGATAGCGACGAAGACACCGTGGCGGCGTTGAAGATGGGCGCCGATGACTACGTCACCAAGCCGTTCTCCCCCTCCGAGTTGCTGGCGCGGATCGAGGCCGCCCTACGCCGGCGGGCCATCTCGGAAGCAGTGGAGACGCGGGGACCGTTCGTGCTCAACGACCTCGAGGTCAACTTCGCAGAGCGCCGGGTCCGTCTCAAGGGGAAAGACATCTCCCTCTCCGCGACCGAGTACAAGCTCCTCTACGAGCTGGCCACCCACGCCGGTCAGATCCTGACCTACGACCAGATCCTGCAGCGGGTCTGGGGCGCCGAGTACAGCGGCGAGACCGAGCTTGTGCGGTCGTTCGTGCGGAACCTGCGCCACAAGCTGGGGGACGACGCCAAGAACCCGCGCTACATCCTCACGGAACGCCAGATCGGCTACCGCATGGCGAAGAACTAA
- a CDS encoding PAS domain S-box protein → MAAEAARAGSLHTPLAALIDTAHVLGSLAGPQERIERVLGLLGALVPNDGCALIEQGDGEQRSFTFFPRELRDVPRIKETLTDCLKKLSRDAVSTITYESRPDIAGVVPWRSYAGVPVIGVERTLGLLFVVRDEPNAFSESDFQLLALVASQVGAYLGALHIRKREQALAEQMRFQARMLDSINQAVFATNPDRNIVYWNHAAEELFGWKAGDAIGRPLNEVVPPSPDGGAEIRERVMAGETWSGQLRYRRRDGSLFPAFVVAWPMYDGEGAYSGAVAVIADITEMRRMQEELEHAKAYVDRLFDSRLIGILEANPERITAANDAFLDIVGYTRQDLEECGIDWRAITPPEFAYLDEAALDQLRVYGETTPFEKEYIRKDGTRVPILIGGALIHEEPMEWVCFVLDLTQQKKAQEQLDRMRSEFIGTISHELKTPLTAIKGSVAIGLSERTPPSPEEARELFIVIDEQSERLRELIVNLLDMTRIEANALPVRPEKDDLESIIEDARTTFVRGSPRHRVNVQIDGSLPPVKADRRRIVQVLTNLLRNAADASPEPATITVSAESDGDCVTVRVQDRGRGIPADKLPIVFEKFVQIHPTGRRGTGLGLPISKGIVEAHGGRIWADSPGEGRGATFSFTLPIYQE, encoded by the coding sequence ATGGCGGCGGAAGCGGCGAGGGCCGGGTCTCTTCACACTCCACTTGCGGCCCTGATCGACACGGCGCACGTGCTCGGATCACTCGCCGGTCCGCAAGAGCGGATCGAGCGCGTACTCGGGCTGCTCGGCGCGCTCGTGCCCAACGACGGCTGCGCGCTGATCGAACAGGGAGATGGCGAGCAGCGTTCGTTCACCTTCTTCCCGCGGGAGCTTCGGGACGTTCCCCGAATCAAGGAAACCCTCACCGACTGCCTGAAGAAGCTGTCAAGAGACGCAGTGTCTACCATCACGTACGAATCACGTCCCGATATCGCCGGAGTCGTGCCGTGGCGATCATATGCCGGCGTCCCCGTGATCGGCGTGGAGCGAACGCTTGGGCTGCTCTTCGTCGTCCGTGACGAGCCCAACGCTTTCAGCGAGAGCGACTTTCAGCTTCTCGCCCTCGTGGCTTCGCAAGTGGGCGCCTATCTGGGCGCGCTCCATATCCGTAAGCGGGAGCAGGCGCTGGCCGAGCAGATGCGCTTTCAGGCCCGCATGCTGGACTCCATCAATCAGGCGGTCTTCGCGACGAACCCGGACCGCAACATCGTTTATTGGAATCACGCGGCGGAGGAGCTGTTTGGCTGGAAAGCGGGAGATGCTATCGGCCGGCCTCTCAACGAAGTAGTCCCGCCTTCTCCCGACGGCGGCGCAGAGATCCGTGAGCGCGTGATGGCGGGAGAAACGTGGTCGGGGCAGCTCCGCTACCGCCGCCGCGACGGCTCTCTTTTCCCCGCCTTTGTGGTCGCCTGGCCGATGTACGACGGCGAGGGCGCCTATTCGGGCGCTGTCGCTGTCATCGCCGACATCACGGAGATGAGGCGTATGCAGGAAGAACTGGAGCACGCGAAGGCGTACGTCGACCGTCTCTTCGATTCCAGACTCATCGGCATCCTCGAGGCCAATCCCGAGCGGATAACCGCCGCCAACGACGCCTTCCTCGATATCGTCGGCTACACGCGCCAGGACCTGGAGGAATGCGGCATCGACTGGCGGGCGATAACGCCGCCGGAGTTCGCCTACCTCGACGAGGCCGCTCTTGACCAGTTGCGCGTATATGGTGAAACGACCCCGTTTGAGAAAGAGTACATCCGCAAAGACGGCACGCGCGTACCCATACTCATCGGCGGCGCTCTCATCCACGAGGAGCCGATGGAGTGGGTGTGCTTCGTGCTTGACCTGACGCAGCAGAAGAAGGCGCAGGAACAGCTCGACAGGATGCGCAGTGAGTTCATCGGCACCATAAGCCACGAACTGAAAACGCCGCTCACCGCCATCAAAGGCTCCGTCGCCATCGGTCTGTCCGAGCGGACGCCGCCGAGCCCGGAGGAGGCGCGAGAACTATTCATTGTCATCGATGAGCAGTCCGAGCGGCTGCGCGAGCTCATCGTCAACCTCCTTGACATGACGCGGATCGAAGCGAACGCTCTGCCGGTGCGCCCGGAGAAAGACGACCTCGAAAGCATAATCGAAGACGCCCGCACGACATTCGTCCGCGGCAGCCCCCGGCATCGCGTGAACGTGCAGATAGATGGCTCGCTCCCGCCGGTGAAGGCCGATCGGCGGAGGATCGTGCAGGTGCTGACCAATCTGTTGCGCAACGCCGCCGACGCCTCGCCGGAACCGGCAACGATAACGGTCTCGGCCGAGTCCGACGGGGACTGCGTCACAGTGCGCGTTCAGGACCGGGGAAGGGGGATACCGGCCGATAAGCTGCCGATCGTCTTCGAGAAATTCGTCCAGATTCACCCCACGGGCAGGAGGGGCACCGGCCTCGGCCTTCCCATATCGAAGGGTATCGTGGAGGCGCATGGCGGCAGGATATGGGCGGATAGCCCGGGAGAGGGGAGAGGCGCGACCTTCAGCTTTACTCTTCCCATCTACCAGGAGTGA
- a CDS encoding histidine kinase dimerization/phospho-acceptor domain-containing protein, protein MTNRSSIEFLDVAAHDLRTWVTIIYGGVNLLKSRFQEMDEENRLLLIGDIEGASEKLRQAVEGMLLLARLEAGRAPAAAPLHLHDVVSQVAAAFSGLRPSRRLHTEIEETGPVVAVRAHVEYVLRTLLVDMDQVAATEAVIDVRAGGRSAREATISVLAPAEQKPQAEFLALEYGGGGEGSHGRHLAPLVVRRLLEDQSGSMTARLTPEDAIEVSFTVPLAG, encoded by the coding sequence GTGACGAACCGTTCGTCTATTGAGTTTCTCGACGTGGCCGCGCACGACCTTCGCACCTGGGTGACGATCATCTACGGCGGCGTCAACCTCCTCAAGAGCCGCTTTCAGGAGATGGACGAGGAGAACCGGCTCCTCCTCATCGGTGACATTGAGGGGGCCTCCGAGAAGTTGCGGCAGGCCGTCGAGGGGATGCTCCTGCTTGCCCGCCTGGAGGCCGGCCGCGCACCGGCCGCTGCCCCGTTGCATCTCCACGACGTCGTGTCCCAGGTCGCCGCCGCTTTCTCCGGGTTGAGGCCCTCGCGTCGCCTGCATACTGAAATAGAGGAGACCGGTCCCGTCGTTGCCGTCCGCGCCCATGTCGAGTATGTCCTGCGCACTCTCCTCGTCGACATGGACCAGGTGGCCGCCACCGAAGCCGTCATCGATGTTCGCGCCGGGGGCCGCTCTGCTCGCGAGGCGACGATATCCGTGCTGGCACCGGCGGAGCAGAAGCCGCAGGCGGAGTTCCTCGCGCTTGAGTACGGCGGAGGCGGAGAAGGATCGCACGGCAGACACCTGGCGCCGCTGGTTGTGCGGCGGCTGCTCGAGGACCAATCGGGGAGCATGACGGCAAGGCTGACGCCGGAAGACGCCATCGAAGTGTCCTTCACTGTTCCTTTGGCAGGCTAA
- a CDS encoding response regulator transcription factor, producing the protein MSSQPLVLAVDDEVGILRLLKLELTPQGFRVVTAPNGQAALRAVEEQKPDLVLLDIVMPDMTGLEVMRKLRERSSVPIIFLSAKNTDADKVSGLDLGADDYIPKPFNPEEVSARVRAVLRRSLGANRSQDVLQVADVEIDLDRRLVRKQGRIITLTRTEWLLLQVLATNAGRVMLNAELLSKVWGPEYRNDLQYLRVWISRLRRKLEADHAKPALIRTFHGIGYMFDASTLATAA; encoded by the coding sequence ATGAGCTCGCAACCGCTCGTCCTGGCCGTTGATGACGAGGTTGGCATACTGAGGCTGTTGAAGCTGGAGTTGACGCCGCAGGGGTTTCGGGTAGTGACGGCCCCCAACGGGCAGGCCGCGCTCCGCGCAGTCGAAGAGCAGAAGCCCGACCTCGTGCTGCTCGATATTGTCATGCCGGACATGACGGGGCTGGAGGTGATGCGCAAGCTGAGGGAGCGCTCCAGCGTGCCGATCATATTCCTCAGCGCGAAGAACACGGACGCAGACAAGGTAAGCGGGCTCGACCTGGGAGCAGACGATTACATTCCCAAGCCCTTCAACCCGGAGGAGGTGAGCGCCCGCGTCAGGGCGGTACTCAGGCGCAGTTTGGGCGCCAACCGCTCGCAGGACGTCCTTCAGGTGGCCGACGTGGAGATAGACCTCGACCGCAGGCTCGTGCGCAAGCAAGGGCGGATCATCACGCTGACGCGGACGGAGTGGCTGCTGTTGCAGGTGCTGGCCACCAACGCCGGCCGCGTCATGCTCAATGCGGAGCTGCTGAGCAAGGTATGGGGCCCGGAGTACCGGAACGATCTCCAGTATCTGCGGGTATGGATATCGCGGCTACGGCGGAAGCTGGAGGCCGACCACGCCAAGCCGGCCTTAATAAGGACATTCCACGGCATCGGCTACATGTTCGATGCCAGCACCCTGGCGACGGCGGCATGA